The Rhizobium rhizogenes sequence ATGAATATCGACAATATTTTCCGTGCTTTCTGTATTTGAAGAGAGCGAAAGGAAGAGGCCGTGCCGTGAGGTAGCATTTACGTCAAAGTCAGTGGAGCGCTGCAAGACTATATCCAGCAGCAGATTGGTGACGACGGTTTTTATGAGAATGCGAGCGAGTATATTCGAGCGTTTATCCGGCGTGACTTGCAAGCACGCGACAAGGCATGGGATGCCCTGCAAAATGAACTGGCTCCCGCCTGCGCACGGATGATAGAGCGTTGTAGCACCTCTGCGACAACAATCTGCTTTGGCGGGGTCGTCCCCAAGACTTGCCGTTCCCGGCGACATCGAGCGTGAAGCGGATTTTAGCCGGTATGAACATATCATTACCTGTTTTCCGAACGCTTGATAACACCGGTCCAAGGTATTGCTTGACGATCTGTTTTACTGCAATTGCTCCAGCTATTGTCCTGCTATCAAAGCCGCAACAGACGCATGTCACCTATGAAGGATTCAAGGGTTTGTAGATGTGGCTGAACAGATTCGGGAAATTTTTCAATTATTGGTTTTGGCACGACCAGCGTAACCTTCGCATCGATCATCTCTCTAAATTGAGTTTCTGATATTCCTTCTTGCAGTGTAAGCAGGTGCTTATGTTCCACGCGGTTGGCCTCGTTGAGGATCTGACGCCAGCGATCCTTCATGGTCGTCTTCACCGCCAGCATTCTAAGTTTTTCTGAAGGGAAATTTATATCCTTGTAGGCAGCCTCGGAAGGGAAAAGAAAGTCTGGAGATTTACCCGATTCAGATTCGGGCTGATGCGAAAAGTCAGTTCCCTCAACGAGCTTTTCTTCCATGAAAATTTCGCGGGCGTGGAGCTCTAGTGATCTTCCGGCGCGGGATTTCCTGCGTTGGAGTATTGTCTGTGCTCGAGAGATGAAGCCATCGATATCGGTGAAGCCAGCTTTTATAAGCGGCATCTCGACTGCTTCCTCTACACTACGGAATATCTCGTATTCGCAGGCGCGTCGCTTCATAAGCCGCAGATCAGGCATCAGGTTGCCATGCGACTGGAGTTCGGCAGCCTTGGTGATGATTTCGACCCCGCTGGGGAATTTCGTGAGCCAGGCGGCGGGAATTTCGTTCGGCGTCAGCCAACAACTGGCGCGGACAGTGGTCGCGAACAGGCTGGCCAGGATTGTGCCGCCCACAGGCTGGACTATCGACTTACCCGGTTCGATGGGGCCGATGCGGTTCTCGATGAGGTCTTCTTCTGTCTCATGTCGGCAAACCCAGACGTGGCATTCTGGTGTGACATCTGGCCCAACAGAGAAAGCGAATATAGTCAACGCGCCCGTGCTCTCGGGATCCAGCAGCGCCGATTCGCCACCGCCCCAATTCGTCAGTCGTGTTTCATCGCGACCGTTCGGTTGTTTCTTATGACGCTTGCTGTTGTAATAAACTGCGCGGATCTGCCGGGCGTCGGCATGGCTGTCAATGTAGACATCGAACCAAAGATCGGGGTTTTTTACGTCAATACGTGCGAGACCTGGAAGTACTTCGAACAGCAATTCTTTCGGAATATACGGACCCGCCTGGTGTGTTTTATTGGCAAGTGTATCATTTCCGCTCAATCGCTTGACGTACCATATGTAATTCGGCCCGCTATACTCGCTGAGCCAATCACCCAGTTCCATCATTTATTGCGTCCCCCGTATCTCACATCTGATCTCTTCTCCACGGAGCCATTCGGCTGTCCGCGCAAGAGTCTCTTCCAGCCCGATACGCCCTGGTCCCCGAAAAGCGCATTCCCAAATCTCCAGTCGACGTAAACCGGCGTCGGCCAGTAGCTCGTTGACGCGCGCATCTCTGATGCGATTCGTATCGATCTTGGTTTTCCAGAAGTCTTGCCTGGTACCAGGTATTTTGAAAAGAGAGCAGTTGTGCCCGTGCCAAAAACAACCGTGGATAAATATGGCGGCGCCATATTTTGGCAGCCATAGGTCTGGCTTACCAGGAATCTCTTTTGGGTGCAGCCTGTAGCGAAAACCCAGCGCATGCAGGCCTTTTCGTATGACCAATTCGGGCTTTGTATTTTTGCTCCTGATACCCGACATCATTCGACTACGAGTTGCGCTATCGACCACATCAGTCATGGCAAAACAACGCATCGTAGGCGGCCTCTTGGGAGGGGCGACCAAAGAAGTTAGTCAGGCGATTGACCTTATGGTCCAAGGTGCGCCATTTGGGGAGGTGAGTATCAGGCACTGAGCTTCATTCGCCCATTTGCTGCGCAGGCCAACGCCTCCTCGATAAAGGGCAGCATATGGGTGGCTACGGCTTTCACAACTGGCACGACGACGCTATTCCCGAACTGACGATATGCCTGGGTGTCACTCACCGGTATCACGAATTCGGCCTTGCCCGGTTCGTCAAAGCCCATGAGTCGTGCGCATTCCCGCGGTGTGAGTCTGCGCGGATTGAGGGTGGGACCGCGATCGATCAGGATCTCAGATCCGTCCTTGTAATAGCGCGCTGAAAGAGTACGGGCAACATCGCCTGGACCTACGAGACCATAACCAAATCCGTTTCCGGCGGCGGCGTGCTTCGCGGCGTAGTCGCGCAGATATCTCCATAGATGGTCTGTCAGGATGTATCGCTCTGAGACGTTACCAATGTTGCCCAGTGTATAATGTTTGTCTGGCCCCTCTGATCCGTCTTCCGGGTGCAGGATTGTCTTGAGCTTCGGCCCTGCGTACGAATCTGGCATGTCAAAATTTTTGAAGGAAAATTCGACACCAAGATCCCTGCGGAAGCCGACAATGAAAATCCTCTCCCGGTGCTGGGGAACATATCCTTTCGCATCTATGACGCGGGCTTCCACGTCGTAACCGAGTTCTTCCTTTAACGTTTTCATGATCACTTCGAATGTGTGTCCCTTATCGTGATTGACAAGGTTCTTCACGTTCTCAAGCAAAAAGGCCTTGGGTTGGTGATGTTTTATGATGCGTGCGACATCAAAGAAAAGAGTTCCCTGTGTCTCGTCTGCAAAGCCGTGGGCACGGCCTAAGGCGTTTTTCTTACTTACGCCGGCAATACTGAATGGCTGGCATGGGAATCCTGCCAGTAAAATGTCGTGTGCCGGGATGTCGGCGGCGTCGACTTTCGTGATATCACCTTCGACGTCATGATCGTCGCAGCGGTAATTCGCCTTGTAAGTTGCCTGTGAATATTTATCCCATTCTGACGTGAATACGCATTTCCCGCCGATGTGGTCGAACCCGCGGCGCAGTCCGCCGATGCCCGCAAAGAGGTCAATGAAGGTAAATGCTGGATTTTCGTTGACGACCTGGGCGCGTGCGTTCAGAAGTCCATGCAGGACGGCTATGGCAGCTTGTCTTGGTTCCTGCTGTCCGCGTTCCCAGCGATACAACGTAGAGAGGCTGAAGCCCACGATGGGAGCCAGCTGTTCGAGACTAATTCCGACCT is a genomic window containing:
- a CDS encoding type II restriction endonuclease, with amino-acid sequence MMELGDWLSEYSGPNYIWYVKRLSGNDTLANKTHQAGPYIPKELLFEVLPGLARIDVKNPDLWFDVYIDSHADARQIRAVYYNSKRHKKQPNGRDETRLTNWGGGESALLDPESTGALTIFAFSVGPDVTPECHVWVCRHETEEDLIENRIGPIEPGKSIVQPVGGTILASLFATTVRASCWLTPNEIPAAWLTKFPSGVEIITKAAELQSHGNLMPDLRLMKRRACEYEIFRSVEEAVEMPLIKAGFTDIDGFISRAQTILQRRKSRAGRSLELHAREIFMEEKLVEGTDFSHQPESESGKSPDFLFPSEAAYKDINFPSEKLRMLAVKTTMKDRWRQILNEANRVEHKHLLTLQEGISETQFREMIDAKVTLVVPKPIIEKFPESVQPHLQTLESFIGDMRLLRL
- the dcm gene encoding DNA (cytosine-5-)-methyltransferase, with the translated sequence MKDSITDFSRLRQQVGISLEQLAPIVGFSLSTLYRWERGQQEPRQAAIAVLHGLLNARAQVVNENPAFTFIDLFAGIGGLRRGFDHIGGKCVFTSEWDKYSQATYKANYRCDDHDVEGDITKVDAADIPAHDILLAGFPCQPFSIAGVSKKNALGRAHGFADETQGTLFFDVARIIKHHQPKAFLLENVKNLVNHDKGHTFEVIMKTLKEELGYDVEARVIDAKGYVPQHRERIFIVGFRRDLGVEFSFKNFDMPDSYAGPKLKTILHPEDGSEGPDKHYTLGNIGNVSERYILTDHLWRYLRDYAAKHAAAGNGFGYGLVGPGDVARTLSARYYKDGSEILIDRGPTLNPRRLTPRECARLMGFDEPGKAEFVIPVSDTQAYRQFGNSVVVPVVKAVATHMLPFIEEALACAANGRMKLSA
- a CDS encoding very short patch repair endonuclease, with amino-acid sequence MRCFAMTDVVDSATRSRMMSGIRSKNTKPELVIRKGLHALGFRYRLHPKEIPGKPDLWLPKYGAAIFIHGCFWHGHNCSLFKIPGTRQDFWKTKIDTNRIRDARVNELLADAGLRRLEIWECAFRGPGRIGLEETLARTAEWLRGEEIRCEIRGTQ